One genomic region from Anopheles bellator chromosome 2, idAnoBellAS_SP24_06.2, whole genome shotgun sequence encodes:
- the LOC131209456 gene encoding rab3 GTPase-activating protein non-catalytic subunit: MSCEVKVLSSVDDLGEVQEYFGLGSDECWLNSVSYSLSPAGDILALGHGSILVVLTSRWDRQRQLNVYKTAWRGAIEDPTSNITAILCAPIVGQGQSSQTMVDFSYIIVGLDSGQLQFYGENGTLIHSQIFQQEAIQALKAQSGKHINEELYVLYASCTVILQGSQLFPLLRSLRQQINRYGAGSSKVNEAQETIACRKWSYEKGMTIVDAVVVGPQKSCTFDHLLTASLEGGFFAKYRHAAPQNSLIIAAGSKPYVGFHYAKEGFTQPVLADVARAVASKIKSALPSWLGGGASSGTSSHQQPNAEPQLPASEPLICRFGLCDLQRNAFAVWLAPNYQLAAVADNLGRIILVDCQRGIALRIWKGYRDAQCGFVEVPEKLPKDTSGSAGRNKIDRRRALFLVIYAPRRSVLEVWALRSGGPKVAAFSAAKNGQLIYSTYSQMGVTCGTSKVKYTAHGCSFLDPSDHSLKEIVIPFHCALSDSKSKVAKDLHLLKRLKVCLKAGDGSEAEECDEMSEMCRCFETDEIRLQCVEMLAKQRRIRPRLFAAAVDIFADASLCGSSTASHHGPVSETEETENVDTRSECIQLCKSPLRIACENYQRLVMFYLYLHGDVPLAMGCVENEEKRNDEQRSDEKPEADNNVKLSEQELTVIEQLIALIKMNDGEGGPGTSGSCGAGITVNAPGTRAVKFDDSASSGARNTSFVEYLASFNVANDDLILLREEHGPSAYVGLGKIIFEELYRNTSSSESRLKGFVPAAEACGLMPEDLLRMFLAYWLRLPFSYRDTASLIEDLNRFNTVLRQICLLARDKINFENNAICIWWQSVREYLLESPCALRGLLAALMCRNEALRHEHRRRSDEEEASERFEEVTQEACQWTLLIDKLEDVAILGMILAESVQCRNPCWPTLRYHKPTVSLKEILVGGKGIVSELTAKWVASTGIEPDALVIEVSPEATESDPKPVPNETKEPEKVERRERNRQLALIKANLLQASEYGPNSDTADEQEELDPVLYNLNILRLHFPFSLDSGQLLAQLTWEYIGSWSRGMANIASLKAGLASLKAIPRLQYSIKHGLCCMIWNAHLKIPLEATKKLVNKVGRLPKEKLCLQDIGISDSLVPQFLECCLEFFDQFAGSIDHDKLELRFEEILQEGPVPLTALAVQQNSANMALLRLHQELTTVLLVLTSFNVRYANKPIQQLFDGMANQAFFTEINRQPNAANALPKADQLLRKARLEFLCRTVTATMDLIHEEMETVYYTDHNDWMETVERLAGMWELELGDIRKHQIIELYAHGWDSYAQELLSNVIPDQTFANLLLTIAGRRLALYTKANPTVWGQIAAVGPLLTDYLDTLVSNDRYGPPLRFAEMDEETLKTAAGGELFIEKVTKLAEKAFNCLSTLAVNAKGTSKELRVAGLIFDACATIKDHRPV; this comes from the exons ATGTCGTGTGAAGTGAAGGTGCTTTCGTCTGTTGACGATTTGGGCGAAGTGCAAGAATATTTCGGACTTGGTTCAG ACGAATGTTGGCTTAATTCAGTTAGCTACTCGCTCTCGCCAGCCGGGGACATTCTGGCCCTCGGTCACGGATCGATTCTGGTGGTGCTGACTTCGCGCTGGGACCGTCAACGGCAATTGAACGTCTACAAGACGGCCTGGCGGGGGGCTATCGAAGATCCAACCAGCAACATAACGGCCATCCTGTGTGCTCCGATCGTCGGCCAGGGCCAGAGCTCACAAACCATGGTCGACTTCAGTTATATTATTGTCGGGCTCGACAGTGGCCAGTTGCAGTTTTACGGAGAAAATGGCACGCTAATACATTCGCAAATATTTCAGCAAGAAGCTATCCAGGCGCTAAAAGCGCAAAGTGGCAAACATATCAACGAGGAACTCTACGTGCTGTACGCGTCCTGCACGGTCATCTTGCAAGGGTCGCAGTTATTTCCGCTGCTAAGAAGCTTGCGCCAACAGATAAACCGCTACGGCGCTGGCAGCTCGAAAGTGAACGAAGCACAGGAAACGATCGCCTGTCGCAAGTGGAGCTACGAAAAGGGCATGACGATCGTGGATGCGGTTGTTGTGGGACCGCAAAAGAGTTGCACCTTTGACCATCTGCTTACGGCCAGTCTGGAGGGAGGATTTTTCGCCAAGTATCGCCACGCGGCACCACAGAACTCGCTAATCATCGCTGCCGGTAGCAAACCGTACGTTGGGTTTCATTACGCCAAGGAGGGTTTCACGCAACCGGTACTGGCGGACGTTGCCCGGGCCGTGGCTAGTAAAATCAAATCTGCCTTACC CTCCtggctcggtggcggtgctagCAGTGGAACGTCGTCCCATCAGCAACCCAACGCCGAACCACAGCTTCCTGCGTCCGAACCGTTGATATGCCGTTTCGGGCTTTGCGACTTGCAGCGGAACGCGTTTGCGGTGTGGCTTGCACCGAACTACCAACTGGCGGCTGTTGCCGATAATCTTGGGCGTATCATTCTTGTGGACTGCCAGCGAGGGATTGCGCTGCGGATCTGGAAGGGTTACCGGGATGCACAGTGCGGTTTTGTGGAGGTTCCTGAGAAGCTACCGAAAGACACCTCGGGATCGGCGGGTCGAAACAagatcgatcgccggcgaGCCTTATTTCTCGTGATTTACGCTCCCAGGCGATCGGTTCTCGAAGTGTGGGCCCTACGCTCCGGCGGTCCCAAAGTGGCCGCTTTCAGTGCAGCCAAAAACGGGCAGCTAATCTACAGTACGTACAGTCAGATGGGTGTAACGTGTGGGACGAGTAAGGTTAAGTACACCGCGCACGGGTGCTCCTTTCTCGATCCGTCCGATCACAGTCTTAAGGAGATCGTCATACCGTTTCACTGTGCGCTGAGTGATTCCAAGTCGAAGGTGGCCAAAGATTTGCATCTGCTCAAGCGATTGAAGGTCTGCTTGAAGGCGGGCGATGGTAGTGAGGCGGAGGAGTGTGACGAGATGAGTGAAATGTGTCGATGCTTCGAGACGGACGAAATCCGGTTGCAGTGCGTAGAAATGCTCGCCAAACAGCGAAGAATTCGGCCGAGATTATTTGCCGCTGCGGTCGATATTTTTGCCGACGCTTCTCTTTGCGGATCGAGTACCGCTTCGCATCACGGTCCGGTATCAGAAACGGAAGAGACCGAGAATGTTGATACCCGTTCCGAGTGCATACAGTTATGCAAAAGTCCACTGAGGATCGCGTGCGAAAACTATCAACGATTGGTCATGTTCTACCTGTACCTTCACGGCGATGTGCCTTTAGCGATGGGCTGCGTGGAAAACGAAGAGAAACGCAACGACGAGCAACGATCGGACGAAAAGCCAGAGGCGGATAACAACGTGAAGCTCTCTGAACAAGAGCTTACCGTGATCGAGCAACTGATCGCACTAATCAAGATGAATGATGGCGAAGGGGGGCCGGGAACTTCAGGAAGTTGCGGTGCCGGGATCACCGTGAACGCACCAGGCACGAGGGCTGTAAAGTTCGATGATAGCGCCAGTTCAGGTGCACGCAATACCAGCTTTGTGGAGTACCTTGCGTCTTTCAACGTGGCAAACGATGATCTTATCCTGCTACGAGAAGAACACGGTCCCAGCGCCTATGTCGGACTGGGGAAGATAATCTTCGAGGAGCTGTACCGTAACACGAGTTCTTCTGAATCACGCTTAAAAGGTTTCGTTCCAGCCGCAGAGGCCTGTGGGTTGATGCCAGAAGATCTTCTTCGTATGTTCTTGGCCTACTGGTTGCGTTTACCGTTTTCGTATCGCGACACGGCGTCGCTGATTGAGGATCTCAATCGCTTCAATACCGTACTGCGGCagatttgtttgcttgctcGTGATAAGATTAACTTCGAGAATAACGCCATCTGCATCTGGTGGCAATCGGTCCGCGAGTACCTTCTCGAATCGCCCTGTGCCTTGCGAGGCTTGTTGGCGGCCCTGATGTGCAGGAACGAGGCGCTCCGGCATGAACATCGACGACGCAGCGACGAGGAGGAGGCCAGCGAGCGATTCGAAGAGGTTACGCAAGAGGCCTGCCAGTGGACACTGCTGATCGACAAGCTGGAGGATGTGGCGATTCTTGGGATGATTCTGGCCGAAAGTGTGCAGTGTCGCAACCCATGTTGGCCCACACTGCGGTACCATAAACCCACGGTTAGCCTGAAGGAGATACTCGTCGGTGGGAAAGGAATTGTATCCGAGCTGACGGCGAAATGGGTTGCGTCTACCGGTATCGAACCGGATGCACTGGTAATCGAGGTTTCCCCGGAGGCAACGGAAAGCGACCCAAAACCGGTACCGAATGAGACGAAGGAACCGGAGAAAGTGGAGCGCCGCGAACGTAATCGACAATTGGCGTTGATAAAGGCGAACCTTCTGCAAGCGTCCGAATATGGTCCGAACAGTGACACAGCTGACGAGCAGGAAGAGCTCGATCCAGTGCTGTACAATTTGAACATTCTGCGCCTACACTTCCCCTTCAGTCTCGATTCGGGTCAGCTGCTAGCCCAGCTCACCTGGGAGTACATTGGTTCGTGGAGCAGAGGCATGGCCAACATCGCTAGCTTGAAAGCTGGCCTTGCCAGTCTGAAAGCCATTCCTCGGTTACAGTACTCGATCAAGCACGGACTGTGCTGTATGATCTGGAACGCACACCTAAAAATTCCGCTCGAGGCCACCAAAAAGCTGGTCAACAAGGTGGGCCGTTTACCGAAAGAGAAACTCTGCCTGCAGGACATCGGAATCAGCGATTCACTTGTGCCACAGTTTCTCGAATGTTGTTTGGAGTTTTTTGATCAGTTCGCCGGAAGCATTGATCACGATAAGCTCGAGCTGCGGTTCGAGGAAATACTGCAGGAGGGTCCCGTCCCACTGACGGCGCTCGCGGTGCAACAAAACTCGGCCAATATGGCTCTGCTCCGGTTACACCAGGAGCTAACCACGGTGCTCCTGGTGCTGACCTCGTTCAACGTACGGTACGCCAACAAACCGATTCAACAGCTGTTCGATGGGATGGCCAATCAGGCGTTCTTTACCGAAATCAATCGACAGCCTAATGCAGCGAACGCACTGCCCAAGGCGGACCAATTGCTGCGCAAAGCACGACTAGAGTTCCTGTGCCGAACGGTGACCGCCACGATGGACTTGATAcacgaagaaatggaaacagtcTACTATACGGACCACAACGACTGGATGGAGACCGTCGAGCGACTGGCTGGCATGTGGGAGCTAGAGCTGGGTGACATTCGCAAACATCAG ATCATCGAACTTTACGCCCATGGTTGGGACTCGTACGCTCAAGAGCTGCTATCGAACGTCATTCCGGACCAAACGTTCGCCAATCTGTTGCTTACAATCGCTGGGCGCCGGTTGGCCCTTTACACGAAAGCAAACCCAACAGTCTGGGGACAGATTGCGGCCGTTGGGCCCCTGCTTACTGACTACCTCGATACGCTC GTCAGCAACGACCGCTACGGGCCACCGTTACGGTTTGCCGAGATGGACGAGGAAACGCTGAAGACGGCCGCCGGCGGAGAGTTGTTCATCGAGAAGGTAACCAAACTGGCGGAGAAAGCTTTCAACTGTCTTTCGACGTTGGCGGTCAACGCGAAGGGAACCTCGAAGGAACTGCGCGTTGCGGGACTAATATTTGATGCATGTGCCACCATCAAGGACCATCGACCCGTCTAG
- the LOC131209564 gene encoding DNA ligase 1, whose protein sequence is MSQKSILSFFGKQPAKSNGKNTAPEGKTKAETNEADENQPTKSDVRLAPIKSDDSEASQSPLKISKGTSKRKRVLSSSGSEDDESPKPVKKSTSPDEKKQTSVSVKSSPKSPKKSTPAKSKKQTSPPSVSPKTKAKPDDKQKKSESSKTAVVPKSEKPAPKSTNCGALNFFTSVKKESTSEGTGTSDGSDYDPGKKNYHPIKNAFWKKGDRVPYLALARTFQAIEETSGRLRMIEILANYFRSVILLSPSDLLASVYLSLNQLAPAYEGVELGIAEHSLMKAIAQSTGRSLAQIKADAQTTGDLGLVAEQSKSSQRMMFRPASLTVESAFTKLREIASMTGTASMTKKMDKIQSMFVACRYSESRFIIRSLAGKLRIGLAEQSLLQALAQACAMTPPELASGDSLVVDALAREPEARVKARMEEIALTLKTVYCQCPNYHKIVPVLLEFGVGAVLERCPMMPGTPLKPMLAHPTKGVQEVLQRFDGVDFTCEWKYDGERAQIHLLPGDGVHIFSRNQENNTSKYPDVIGRLPFTRKDTVKSAILDCEAVAWDVEKQQILPFQVLSTRKRKDATEADIKVQVCVFMFDLLYLNGEPLVERPFRERRDLLYAHFREVEGQWKYATRLDTSDLDELQRFLDEAVRGNCEGLMVKTLERDATYEIAKRSRNWLKLKKDYLTGVGDSLDLVVIGGYRGRGKRTGTYGGFLLACYDAANEEYQTICKIGTGFSDEDLQKHTEFLGAHVIPRAKSYYRYEANLEPDDWFEAVQVWEVLCADLSLSPIHQAAVGIVDPEKGISLRFPRFIRVRDDKSATDATTAQQVSDMYLNQDQIKNQAQGQATRDPEEDFY, encoded by the exons ATGTCGCAAAAGTCAATCTT GTCGTTTTTCGGGAAGCAACCGGCAAAGAGTAACGGAAAAAACACAGCACCGGAGGGCAAAACGAAAgctgaaacgaacgaagcggaTGAAAATCAGCCaacaaaaag TGATGTGAGATTGGCACCGATCAAAAGCGATGACAGTGAGGCATCTCAGTCGCCTTTGAAAATATCGAAAGGCACGTCCAAACGCAAACGCGTTCTGTCATCCAGCGGCAGCGAGGATGATGAATCACCGAAACCAGTGAAAAAAAG TACGTCCCCGGATGAAAAGAAGCAGACATCGGTCTCTGTAAAAAGTTCGccgaaatcgcccaaaaagag CACACCTGCCAAGAGCAAGAAGCAAACGTCTCCACCTTCTGTGAGTcccaaaacaaaagccaaGCCGgatgataaacaaaaaaaatccgaatCATCGAAAACTGCAGTTGTACCGAAAAGCGAGAAACCTGCGCCAAAGTCCACGAATTGTGGGGCACTCAACTTCTTCACCTCCGTTAAAAAGGAATCGACTAGTGAgggcaccggaaccagcgaTGGGTCCGACTACGATcccggaaagaaaaactatcACCCGATCAAGAATGCCTTCTGGAAAAAGGGTGACCG AGTCCCGTACCTGGCACTGGCCCGGACGTTTCAGGCGATCGAAGAAACGAGCGGTCGGCTGCGTATGATTGAAATTCTGGCCAACTACTTTCGCTCGGTGATACTGCTCAGTCCATCCGATCTGCTGGCCAGTGTTTACCTAAGCCTCAATCAACTCGCACCGGCCTACGAAGGTGTTGAGCTCGGCATCGCCGAGCACTCGCTGATGAAAGCGATCGCACAGAGCACGGGACGCAGTTTGGCCCAAATTAAAGCGGATGCTCAGACAACCGGAGACTTGGGACTGGTGGCGGAGCAATCGAAGAGCAGCCAGCGCATGATGTTCCGACCGGCTTCACTGACTGTCGAGAGTGCGTTCACCAAGCTGCGCGAAATTGCCTCAATGACCGGGACTGCGTCAATGACGAAGAAGATGGACAAGATCCAGTCAATGTTTGTTGCCTGTCGGTACTCGGAGTCTCGTTTCATTATCCGCTCGCTAGCCGGCAAGCTGCGCATAGGCTTAGCGGAACAATCGTTACTGCAGGCGCTCGCCCAAGCTTGTGCTATGACTCCTCCGGAGTTGGCCAGCGGAGACTCCCTGGTTGTCGATGCACTAGCCAGGGAACCGGAGGCGCGAGTGAAAGCTCGGATGGAAGAGATCGCACTTACGCTAAAGACGGTCTACTGTCAGTGTCCAAATTACCACAAGATCGTGCCCGTGTTGCTAGAGTTTGGTGTCGGAGCAGTACTGGAACGCTGTCCAATGATGCCCGGTACACCGCTTAAGCCAATGTTGGCCCATCCGACGAAAGGTGTTCAGGAGGTGCTGCAGCGGTTTGATGGTGTTGATTTTACGTGCGAGTGGAAGTACGATGGGGAGCGAGCCCAGATCCATCTGCTTCCCGGTGACGGAGTGCACATTTTCAGTCGCAATCAGGAGAACAACACGAGCAAGTACCCGGATGTGATCGGACGGCTGCCATTTACACGTAAGGACACCGTCAAGAGTGCGATTCTGGACTGTGAAGCCGTGGCATGGGATGTAGAGAAGCAGCAGATTCTCCCGTTCCAAGTGCTGAGCACCCGAAAGCGCAAAGATGCCACGGAAGCCGACATCAAGGTGcaggtgtgtgtgtttatgttcgACCTGCTCTACCTCAACGGCGAGCCACTGGTCGAGCGGCCGTTTCGTGAAAGGCGCGATCTGTTGTATGCGCACTTTCGCGAGGTCGAGGGGCAGTGGAAATATGCCACACGGCTCGATACGAGTGATCTGGACGAGTTGCAGCGCTTCCTGGACGAAGCGGTTCGTGGCAACTGCGAAGGGCTGATGGTGAAAACGCTGGAACGCGACGCAACGTACGAgatcgcgaaacgatcgcgcaACTGGCTTAAACTGAAGAAGGACTATCTGACCGGGGTCGGAGATTCGCTAGATTTGGTCGTTATCGGTGGTTATCGGGGTCGCGGCAAACGAACGGGTACCTATGGAGGTTTTCTGCTCGCCTGTTACGACGCCGCCAACGAGGAGTATCAGACAATCTGCAAAATTGGAACGGGCTTTTCCGATGAAGATCTGCAGAAGCACACCGAATTTCTCGGGGCACACGTAATACCGCGGGCCAAGTCGTACTATCGGTACGAAGCGAACCTGGAACCGGACGATTGGTTCGAAGCGGTCCAAGTTTGGGAGGTGCTGTGTGCCGATCTTTCGCTCAGCCCGATCCACCAGGCCGCCGTCGGTATAGTCGATCCGGAGAAGGGTATTTCGTTGCGCTTCCCTCGCTTCATTCGCGTGCGCGACGACAAATCAGCGACCGATGCGACAACCGCTCAGCAGGTGTCCGATATGTACCTTAATCAGGACCAGATCAAGAATCAGGCACAGGGACAAGCAACTCGTGACCCAGAGGAGGATTTCTATTGA